The Tissierellales bacterium DNA segment GAAGAGTATGATTTGCTTATAGAAAAAGCTACAAATACAACTGGTGATGAGAGAATGCAAGCTATGATTGATGCAGAAAAGATTCTTATGGAAGAAATGCCAGTAGCGCCTATTTACTACAAAGCGTCAAACATTGTTCAAAGAGATTACTTGAAAAATGTTTTGAAATTCCCAGTGGGAATAACTTATGAATACAAGTGGGCAGATATTGTAAGATAGGATATTTGTTATAAAAAAAGCCATTCCCGTGGGGAGTGGCTTTTTTAGGTTTTTGTTTCAAATTTGTGTTTACAATGAGGACAAGTCGCTCTCAATTTTCCCATATGACTTGGAAGACGCATTCTGCTATTGCATTCGGGACAAGTAACAATAAATGGGGTTAGATATTCGTTTATTTTTTTTAGATCAAAGCCAACAACGTAGTGTCCATTAATTTTAAAAGTAGGAACGCTCATTATTTTTTGAGATCTTAGTTCTGAAGCAGCGATAGAATCTGAAGAAATATCTTTTTCTGCATATGAAATATTATTTTCGTTTAAGTAATCTTTTGCACGTTTACAATGAGGACAAGTTGGTGTAGTGTATATGATTATTTCGTTCATAATAGACCTCCAATCTTATTTTTTTCTAAAATAGTATATTTTAGTGTTTACCCAGCACAGAAAAAGAGATAACATAAAAATAGAAAAAATAAAAATATAAAAATATTAAAGAAAAGTAAAGAATATAGAAAAAAATGAACTTTTTGTAACGATACTTTGTCTATAGAGTAGAAGGGAGCGCAGTAAATGGAGACAATAGAAAAAGTTAAAGCGGCACAAAATGGTGATTTAGACAGCATAGTTGAACTAATTTCAGTTCAAAAGCTTGTATACTATAAGATTGCTATGTCGTATTTAAAGAATTCGGAAGATGCGCTTGATGCCATAGAAGAGATGACCGTAAAAATATTTTATGACATAAAAAAATTAAGAAAAGCAGAGGCCTTTTATGGTTGGAGTAAAAAAATACTTGTGAACGTATGTCTAAATATGATTAGAAGTAACAAAAAAATAGTTTATACTGATGATTTAGAAGTTTTTGAGAGAGAAGACGATGTCATATTGAAAAAAGAGATTGAATTAGATATTGGAAATTATCTAGATCAAGTAAGCCATAAGCAGAGAGAAGCTTTAGAGCTGAAGTATTATCATGATTTAGATTATAAGACTATTTCTGAGAAAACAAACGTTCCTGTTGGAACTGTTAAATCTAGAATATTTAATGGACTAAAAATTTTGAAAAGATGCATAGAAGGGGAAGAATAGAATGAATAATAAAGATTTGCCTAAAGAGCTGATAGGCTTAGAAGCAAGACTTAAGTCACGCCTCCTAATGGAAGCTAATAAAAAAAGAAATTCTATTATGAAACGAAGAAAATTAATAGGGATAGCAGCAAGTGTTGCAATAACATTTTCGATAGGATTGAAGCCAATAGCTTCTTTTGTAACAAATAAATTAGATGAGACTCAGATAGCTAAGATATCTAATTTTGAACCAGGATTGATGTTGGCGATAGAAAATGGTATTATGCAAGACGTTAGCGTTAATGAAAGTAGCAAAAATTTAAAAATGAGCATACAAGATGTATTAATGGATGATTCTGGAATGATGGTTTTTTATAGTATAGAAAACTTAGGAGATTATAAAGAGGCTATATTAGAAGAAATGGTATTAGAAGATGAGAATTCAGCTAAAGTTGCTAAAGGATATTTTGAAGGTCGAAATAGTGTATTAGATATAAGTAATTTGTCAAAGTACCAGTCAAGATTGATATTTGATTTTGATAATAATGAAGTTGAATCAAAAGTGAATCTAGTAGCTAAATTTAGTGTGAAAAATAGTGATGGCAGTCTAGAGAAAATATCATATACACTACCTTTTGAAATAGACAATAAAGTGTTCGAAGGAAAAAAATCAAAGTATATAATAAATGAAAATGTAAGTACAAATGCTGGGAAAATAACGTTTAAGACTTTAGAAGAATACCCTATGAGAAATGTTGTGAGATGCGAAATAAATGAATTAGATAACGTAAAATTGTTAGATTTTGATTCTATGGCAATCGTTGATGAAGAAGGTGAAAGATATAACTATATGTATAAAAGAGGACAGAAGTTGTATTTTAGCAGTAGTTATTATAAGCCAAGTGATTCATTTAGACTTGTTGGTGCTAATATAAAGTATTTAGATGAAAATTATAAAATTGAAAATAGTATCGATTTAAATAATAAAAAGTGGATTATAAAGGGGCATGATGAATTTGAAATAGCAGAAATGAATAAGACTGATGTAGGATATGATATATCTATTAGAATTGGGAATTTTGATATGAGGGATTTGAATTCAGATATTGAGGTTAGGTCGAATAGAGCAACTATTTCAAAGAGCAGTTTAAGCTATATAGAAAATACAAATCAAACAATACTTAATTTAAGAGTAAAAACTAATGGGAGTGATTCTTTTTTAGATTTTGAAATAGAAAATTACCCTAGAATAGAAACTAACTATTTTGATATTGAAATTGGTCGGTGATATTATGAGAAAAATACTGAAAAATTATAGAGGTGTCAAATATATAATTCCAAGTTTGACGGGATTTCTAATTTTGTATCTGATACCTTTATTTTTAGTATTGAAGTACTCATTTCAAAAGAGTAGCTTCAATACTAGCTTCGTAGGCTTTGATAATTACATAAATATAGTGCACAATAAATCATTTTGCTTAGCGATGAATAATACGATAAAATTTGTAATAATTGCTATTCCATTGATTATTGTGCTTTCTTTTTTATTAGCATTAACAGTTTATGAAACTAAACCACCTAAATTTGTATCGCTATTTATTATATTGCCCATGGTTATACCATCTGGAAGTATAGCAGGATTTTTTAAAGAAGCTTTTGGAAGTGGAACTAATAATATATTGGAGACTAAGTATGCGATGATAATCGTCGTATTTCTATATATTTGGAGAAATACAGGATACAATTTCATTATCTATTTAGCAAGTTTTAGCAAAATTGATAGAGGAATAATAGAAGCTTCTGAAATTGATGGGATTTCATATTTGGGAAAGATAAAACATATATTTATTCCGCTCACAGCTCCTGGAACAGCATTTGTAGGAATACTTAGCATTATCAATTCTTTTAAAATATTTAAAGATATATTTATTATTCAAGGTGAATATCCTAATCCATCAATATATATGATGCAACATTTTTTAAATAACAAATTTAATTTTTTGAAATATGAAGAACTAACTACAGCTGCAAATATTTTTACTCTAATGACTTTAATTTTAGTGTTCATATTTCTAAGAATTGATAGAAATTATGCGAGAAAAGTAGGGAGGCTAAAATGAAAAAATTACTGAATAATCTTACAATAATAATATCAATTTTTTTTGTTATTCCAATAATGTATACATTGTTCAATTCTTTCATGGACAGCGTACAATTAAATCATGAAGGGCTGCAATTTATTCCAAATCAATTTAATTTACATCAATATTATTTGATAATTACAGATAAAGCAAGTTATTTTAGATACTTTTTTAATTCAGCTAAAATAACAATTGGTGTTATAAGTGGTCAGGTTTTGATAAGTTTATTTGGTGCATATGGACTTTATAAAATGCCTAAAAGACTTGGAAATGTAATACTCAGTTTATATGTTTTTGCATTATTATTACCATTTCAAGTTACTCTTATACCAAACTATATAGTTTTTGAAACAATAGAAAGATTGTTTGAATTTGAAATCATTGATACACATATGGCATTGATATTGCCGGGGATTTTCTCTTCACTAGGAATATTTTTACTAAGACAGTTTATGCAAGATATTCCAAGTGCTTATCTCGAAGCAGCAGAGATTGATGGTGCTACAAATATTCAGATCTTGTTTAAGGTAATATTGCCACTTTTGAGGCCAGCTATAATATCACTTGTAGTGTTGGTTTTTATAGACAATTGGAACTTGATAGAGCAATCACTGGTTTTTATAAAAGACCCTGTAAAAGAACCACTTTCAGTTTTTTTAGAAAAAATATACAATGGGGATTTAAAAGTTTTTTATGCAGGCTCAGTACTTTATATGGTTCCTACACTAATGATATTTTATAAAGGAGAAAAATATATAAAAGAGGGAATTATGACTGGAGGTATAAAATAGCGATGAAATTTGATAATAAAAGGGATTTTATCATGAGCATATTGATTATATTGGGGTTATGTATATTTTTCTTGCCGAGTATATTTAACTATTACTTACCGAGAGTAAATACTGAAGAGATAGAACAAAGGAAAATAAAGAAGACTATATACTTAGATGCTGAATTAGAAACAGAGAATAACTACGATATAACAATTCCTAAGAATGCAAGTGTTGAAAAGTTTTTTGTAAGGTATGGTCAATCCGTTGGAAAAGGGGTTAAGTTATTTAAATGTTCTGGTTGTTATGAAGATGAGAGACAAAAGTTAATAAGTAATTTCGATGTAGTAATGAGTGAAAATAAATTGTTTGAAACTCAAAAAAGTGATATTTTTAGAAAAATAGAATTAAACATAGAGTCTATAAATTTAGAAAATAGAAATAAAGAGCGCTATGATTTACTATATCAAAAAAATGCTATTTCAGAGTCCGATTATCAAAATTATAGAAGTGACTATTTTATTAAAGTTGCTGATTTAGAATCAAAAAATGCTCAACATAGGGTTGATTTGCAAAATATAAACGAAAAGTTAAGGACAAATGACGATCTTTTGAAAAAACTAGAAGAAAGTATAGGGATAGAACAAAGTCAGAGTTTATATTATAAAGCTGATCAAGATGGAAACTATTATGCTGTAAAATCCGGACACATAGTGTATATAGATAAGAATCGAAATTTTAAAAGTACTGGAAATAAAATTTTAAGTGTGGCGATAGAGGAGAGTTATAAAGACCTTTTACTTATAGCTTCAGTGAGCATGGATCAATCGAAGTATTTTAATGTGGGAGATTTTATTGAAATTGAATCAGATTCTTATGAAAAGCCATTTGAGACTGAGGTAGAAAATATAGGATATTTAGCAGATAAAGAAGGTAAGATTAAGATTTACATGAAAGTAGTATCAAGACCGAAAGGAAACTATTCTATAGGTAAAAGTTACATGGGTAAAATAGAAATGAACATTGAAAATGACAATGCATATGCGGTACCGATGAGTTCGTTTTTAAACCAAAATATAGAAGTTGATAGTACGAATTATATATATATATTGGAAAAAAATGGTTTTGCGGGAAGCAGAAAAATTAGGAGGGTAAGTGTTAGAATAAAAGAACTAGGCGATGAATATGTTCTTGGTGAATTGTCAAAAAGTGACACTGAAGATTTAAAAGAAATTATTGTTTTAAATAGCGTATCTCATAAGTTAAAAGACGGAAAGAGGGTAATGCTATGCAATTGAAAAAACAATTTTTTTTGATAGTAGCTTTATTATTAAGTGCAATGAGTCTAATATATATTGAAAATATTTATAGCACAAAGACGATAGAGATTAGATTTACAGATTCACTTAGTGAGGAGCAGAAAGATAAAATTGAAGAATTATATGGATCAATCGAAATGGCAATTTTTTATGAAAAAAATGGTGAATATCAAGTTAGAATGATGAGCGGAGATTTGAGAAAATTTAGATATATTAACATGACTAAAGGTGAGTTCTTTTTGAAAAATAAAGGCGCGGTTATTAGCGAAAATTTAGTTGATAAATATTTGAAATCTGAAAGTGTTATCGGAGAAGAAATAACATATTTGAATAAAAAATTTACTGTAAGGGGGGTGTTAAAAGACGATAATTATTTATATTTGGGAATGGATGAAGAGATTATAGATGACAACTGGGATTGCAATTATATGAGCTACTTGATGCCGAGCGAAAAGTATTTTGAAGGAAAATTGAGTGAAATAAAAAACTCTTTAAAGTCATGGGGAGTTGAAATTTTAAGTGTTAAAGTATATTTGGAGTTGACTTATATTTTTAGAAATATTATATTTTTAGTATTTATAGCTTTATTTTGGGAATTTGCAATTGTTTTTAGAAAAAAATTTGTGCAGTTATTTAAGAATTTAAAAGATAATTATGAAATGCAATACCATAAAATGAGTTTAGGCAAATATTTGATTAAAAATTATAATCTAATAGCCAAGACTATTGTTAGTTTAGTGTCAGTGTTTATATTTTATTTCGTAGTGTTTTTGCTTATAAGAGAAATAAAAATTATAGGAAGATATATTCCAGAAGATTTTTTATCGGTAGGTAAAATTATAGATTCTTTCAAAGTTTTTAAATTAGATATATATAAATTATTTTATTTAGGATTTAATGAATATGAAATTGATGTGTTAAAGGTTATTGTTTGGGATTTTTTATGTATTGGTATCATTTTTGAAATTTTTAGGAGGTGCAAATTTGGCAAAAAAAATAATTAATATAATAGCTGATGTTCTTTTTGCTTTTTTTGCTATAATTTTCATTTTGGGTTTTTTTTCAGAACAAATCATTGATATATTTATGCCGAAAGTTAATATAATGATTCCAAGAAATTCTGAAATTGTAAGAAGTGTAGAATGTAAAGGAATTATAAAACCAAATGAAGTTTATAAAGTTGAAGTACCTATTGAAATGCAAATAGAATCATATTTTGTAAAAAAAGGAGAGAGGGTTTCACAAAGTCAAAAAATATTTAAAGTACGAAATATAAATGATTTAATAGTGAAATTAGAGGAAGTAAATCAATATTTAAAAGATGAGAAAGAAAAAAATGCTACATTAGTAAAATCTATAAAAGAAGAAATTCAAAGAGAAAGAAGAGACAATCTAGAATTAAAAAAACTCGTAAGAAAAAAGAAAGAAAAAGAATCGCTGATTAATTTTGGAGATTGTGATGAAATGGAGTTAGAAAAAATAATATTAAATGCGTCTATTATCCAGAGTAAAATAGGACAGTTAGAAGAGAAAAAAGATTTGAAATTAGCACAAAATAAGATGTCAAATAATGAGATAAAGAAGTATTTAGAACTTAAAGAAAA contains these protein-coding regions:
- a CDS encoding carbohydrate ABC transporter permease, which produces MKKLLNNLTIIISIFFVIPIMYTLFNSFMDSVQLNHEGLQFIPNQFNLHQYYLIITDKASYFRYFFNSAKITIGVISGQVLISLFGAYGLYKMPKRLGNVILSLYVFALLLPFQVTLIPNYIVFETIERLFEFEIIDTHMALILPGIFSSLGIFLLRQFMQDIPSAYLEAAEIDGATNIQILFKVILPLLRPAIISLVVLVFIDNWNLIEQSLVFIKDPVKEPLSVFLEKIYNGDLKVFYAGSVLYMVPTLMIFYKGEKYIKEGIMTGGIK
- a CDS encoding ABC transporter permease, which produces MQLKKQFFLIVALLLSAMSLIYIENIYSTKTIEIRFTDSLSEEQKDKIEELYGSIEMAIFYEKNGEYQVRMMSGDLRKFRYINMTKGEFFLKNKGAVISENLVDKYLKSESVIGEEITYLNKKFTVRGVLKDDNYLYLGMDEEIIDDNWDCNYMSYLMPSEKYFEGKLSEIKNSLKSWGVEILSVKVYLELTYIFRNIIFLVFIALFWEFAIVFRKKFVQLFKNLKDNYEMQYHKMSLGKYLIKNYNLIAKTIVSLVSVFIFYFVVFLLIREIKIIGRYIPEDFLSVGKIIDSFKVFKLDIYKLFYLGFNEYEIDVLKVIVWDFLCIGIIFEIFRRCKFGKKNN
- a CDS encoding peptide ABC transporter substrate-binding protein, with translation EEYDLLIEKATNTTGDERMQAMIDAEKILMEEMPVAPIYYKASNIVQRDYLKNVLKFPVGITYEYKWADIVR
- a CDS encoding DUF4179 domain-containing protein, which produces MNNKDLPKELIGLEARLKSRLLMEANKKRNSIMKRRKLIGIAASVAITFSIGLKPIASFVTNKLDETQIAKISNFEPGLMLAIENGIMQDVSVNESSKNLKMSIQDVLMDDSGMMVFYSIENLGDYKEAILEEMVLEDENSAKVAKGYFEGRNSVLDISNLSKYQSRLIFDFDNNEVESKVNLVAKFSVKNSDGSLEKISYTLPFEIDNKVFEGKKSKYIINENVSTNAGKITFKTLEEYPMRNVVRCEINELDNVKLLDFDSMAIVDEEGERYNYMYKRGQKLYFSSSYYKPSDSFRLVGANIKYLDENYKIENSIDLNNKKWIIKGHDEFEIAEMNKTDVGYDISIRIGNFDMRDLNSDIEVRSNRATISKSSLSYIENTNQTILNLRVKTNGSDSFLDFEIENYPRIETNYFDIEIGR
- a CDS encoding sugar ABC transporter permease gives rise to the protein MNNTIKFVIIAIPLIIVLSFLLALTVYETKPPKFVSLFIILPMVIPSGSIAGFFKEAFGSGTNNILETKYAMIIVVFLYIWRNTGYNFIIYLASFSKIDRGIIEASEIDGISYLGKIKHIFIPLTAPGTAFVGILSIINSFKIFKDIFIIQGEYPNPSIYMMQHFLNNKFNFLKYEELTTAANIFTLMTLILVFIFLRIDRNYARKVGRLK
- a CDS encoding sigma-70 family RNA polymerase sigma factor; translation: METIEKVKAAQNGDLDSIVELISVQKLVYYKIAMSYLKNSEDALDAIEEMTVKIFYDIKKLRKAEAFYGWSKKILVNVCLNMIRSNKKIVYTDDLEVFEREDDVILKKEIELDIGNYLDQVSHKQREALELKYYHDLDYKTISEKTNVPVGTVKSRIFNGLKILKRCIEGEE